A window of Corallococcus macrosporus DSM 14697 contains these coding sequences:
- a CDS encoding cell division protein FtsX, whose protein sequence is MSALSKVTYFCRSAAVGLKQSPFVHFIAVTTIAIALFSAGMARGAARVLDNLLASLGGEVEVTVYLAPELDADEVHGVLSRVQALSGGEVTLVSPEDALSRLRTELGDLGEALAELPENPLPVSLELRVPPERRNPDALLALARTLRAAPGVDGVDYGEAAVQRLSAIARALRFGSLVAFAVVLGATVVIVAATLQLAIYSRRGEIEIQKLVGATDRFVKAPFLLEGLLQGVLGAAVALLGLWAFGRMLGPTLSALFSFLLGPSVAAPWVEPRLALELLLAGCGLGLGGSFVAVGRFLRV, encoded by the coding sequence ATGAGCGCGCTGTCGAAGGTGACGTACTTCTGCCGTTCCGCGGCGGTGGGGCTGAAGCAGTCCCCCTTCGTGCACTTCATCGCGGTGACGACCATCGCCATCGCGCTGTTCTCCGCGGGCATGGCGCGCGGCGCGGCGCGGGTGCTGGACAACCTCCTGGCGTCGCTCGGCGGCGAGGTGGAGGTGACGGTGTACCTGGCGCCCGAGCTGGACGCGGACGAGGTCCACGGCGTCCTGTCCCGCGTGCAGGCGCTCAGCGGCGGCGAGGTGACGCTGGTGTCGCCGGAGGACGCCCTGTCCCGGCTGCGCACGGAGCTGGGCGACCTGGGCGAGGCGCTGGCGGAGCTGCCGGAGAACCCGCTGCCCGTGTCGCTGGAGCTGCGCGTGCCGCCGGAGCGGCGCAACCCGGACGCGCTCCTGGCGCTGGCCAGGACGCTGCGCGCGGCGCCCGGCGTGGACGGCGTGGACTATGGCGAGGCGGCGGTGCAGCGGCTGTCCGCCATTGCCCGGGCGCTGCGCTTCGGCTCGCTGGTGGCCTTCGCGGTGGTGCTGGGCGCCACGGTGGTCATCGTGGCGGCGACGCTGCAGCTCGCCATCTATTCGCGGCGCGGGGAGATTGAAATCCAGAAGCTGGTGGGCGCCACGGACCGCTTCGTCAAGGCGCCCTTCCTCCTGGAGGGCCTGCTGCAGGGCGTGCTGGGCGCGGCGGTGGCGCTCCTCGGGCTGTGGGCCTTCGGCCGGATGCTGGGGCCGACGCTGAGCGCGCTCTTCTCCTTCCTGCTGGGGCCGAGCGTCGCGGCGCCGTGGGTGGAGCCCCGGCTGGCGCTGGAGCTGCTGCTGGCGGGCTGTGGCCTGGGGCTGGGCGGCAGCTTCGTCGCCGTGGGGCGCTTCCTCCGCGTATGA
- the ftsE gene encoding cell division ATP-binding protein FtsE, translating to MIQFFHVYKAYPGDPPVLSDINLNVEKGEFVFLTGPSGAGKTTLLKLIFCAEKATKGQILVGGRNIARIRESAVPYLRRNIGVVFQDFKLLPHRTVEDNVSFTLDVLGVPRAEAREKVRRMLKLVGLEHKAGSFPLRLSGGEQQRVVIARALVNDPTILLADEPTGNLDPALTVEIMDLLTQVNVRGTTVMVATHDATLLSRYQKRTVRLERGQIVSDEDGVKAARRMVV from the coding sequence ATGATTCAGTTCTTCCACGTATACAAGGCGTATCCCGGCGACCCACCGGTGTTGTCGGACATCAACCTCAACGTGGAGAAGGGTGAGTTCGTGTTCCTCACGGGCCCTTCGGGCGCGGGGAAGACGACGCTGCTGAAGCTCATCTTCTGCGCGGAGAAGGCCACCAAGGGGCAGATTCTGGTGGGCGGCCGCAACATCGCCCGCATCCGCGAGTCGGCGGTGCCGTACCTGCGCCGCAACATCGGGGTGGTGTTCCAGGACTTCAAGCTGCTGCCGCACCGGACGGTGGAGGACAACGTGTCCTTCACGCTGGACGTGCTGGGCGTGCCCCGCGCGGAGGCGCGCGAGAAGGTGCGGCGGATGCTCAAGCTGGTGGGGCTGGAGCACAAGGCGGGCTCGTTCCCGCTGCGCCTCTCCGGTGGAGAGCAGCAGCGGGTCGTCATCGCGCGGGCGCTGGTGAATGACCCCACCATCCTCCTGGCGGACGAGCCTACCGGCAACCTGGACCCGGCGCTCACCGTTGAAATCATGGACCTGCTCACGCAGGTCAACGTGCGCGGCACCACGGTGATGGTGGCCACGCACGACGCGACGCTGCTGTCGCGCTACCAGAAGCGCACCGTGCGCCTGGAGCGCGGGCAGATTGTGTCCGACGAGGACGGCGTCAAGGCGGCGCGCCGGATGGTGGTATGA
- the carF gene encoding plasmanylethanolamine desaturase, which translates to MKTQEIDKKVRQQDAQVLAQGYSPAIRAMEIAAIVSFVSLELALVYRLWGNPYTGTWLLLSAVLLGYLAADFVSGFVHWLGDTWGSTEMPLLGKALIRPFREHHVDEKAITRHDFVETNGNNCLISLPVAILALCLPMSSPGWVFTAAFLGAMIFWVMATNQFHKWSHMDSPPALVGFLQRVHLILPPDHHRIHHTRPYNKYYCITVGWLNKPLTMIHFFPTAERLITWATGQLPRQDDIGAEAALALVAAEGDSEAPVVQAAKELLNKATAPEKPASSRPSA; encoded by the coding sequence ATGAAGACCCAAGAGATTGACAAGAAGGTGCGCCAGCAAGATGCCCAGGTGCTGGCCCAGGGGTATTCGCCCGCCATCCGCGCGATGGAGATCGCCGCCATCGTCTCCTTCGTCTCGCTGGAGCTGGCGCTGGTGTACCGGCTCTGGGGCAACCCCTATACGGGCACGTGGCTGCTGCTCAGCGCGGTCCTGCTGGGCTACCTCGCCGCGGACTTCGTCTCTGGCTTCGTCCACTGGCTGGGTGACACGTGGGGCTCCACGGAGATGCCTCTCCTGGGCAAGGCGCTCATCCGCCCCTTCCGCGAGCACCACGTGGACGAGAAGGCCATCACCCGCCACGACTTCGTGGAGACCAACGGCAACAACTGCCTCATCTCCCTGCCGGTGGCCATCCTCGCCCTGTGCCTGCCCATGAGCAGCCCAGGCTGGGTGTTCACCGCGGCCTTCCTGGGCGCGATGATCTTCTGGGTGATGGCGACCAATCAGTTCCACAAGTGGTCGCACATGGATTCGCCGCCCGCGCTCGTCGGCTTCCTCCAGCGCGTGCACCTCATCCTGCCCCCCGACCACCACCGCATCCATCACACCAGGCCGTACAACAAGTACTACTGCATCACGGTGGGCTGGCTGAACAAGCCGCTGACGATGATCCACTTCTTCCCCACCGCCGAGCGCCTCATCACCTGGGCCACGGGCCAGCTCCCGCGCCAGGATGACATCGGCGCCGAGGCGGCGCTCGCGCTGGTGGCCGCGGAAGGCGACAGCGAGGCGCCGGTGGTCCAGGCCGCCAAGGAGCTGCTCAACAAGGCCACCGCGCCGGAGAAGCCCGCGTCCAGCCGGCCGTCGGCCTGA
- the murI gene encoding glutamate racemase: MRQGSHSPIGVFDSGVGGLTVLKALLARLPHESTVYLGDTARVPYGTKSGDVVTRYSLKNAEFLLERGIKLLVVACNTASAVALPALEAALPVPVVGVILPGARAALARTRGGGVGVIGTPGTIRSGAYQRALEAADPRVRAKARACPLLVPLAEEGWTTGDVPLLVARDYLAEFTREGVDTLVLGCTHYPLLKGVIAEVVGPQVALVDSAEATADAVAALLTERGGLAPASPGAPSHAYYVTDVPERFMEVGARFLGRPIETAEQVDLTF, translated from the coding sequence ATGCGGCAAGGCAGCCACAGTCCCATTGGTGTCTTCGATTCTGGCGTGGGCGGGCTCACCGTCCTCAAGGCCCTCCTGGCCCGGCTCCCCCATGAGAGCACGGTGTACCTGGGGGACACCGCGCGGGTGCCCTACGGCACCAAGTCCGGCGACGTGGTGACGCGCTACTCGCTGAAGAACGCCGAGTTCCTCCTGGAGCGCGGCATCAAGCTGCTGGTGGTGGCGTGCAACACCGCCTCGGCCGTGGCGCTGCCCGCGCTGGAGGCCGCGCTGCCGGTGCCCGTAGTGGGCGTCATCCTCCCTGGCGCGCGCGCGGCGCTGGCGCGCACGCGGGGCGGCGGCGTGGGGGTCATCGGCACACCCGGCACCATCCGCTCGGGCGCCTATCAGCGCGCGCTCGAGGCCGCGGACCCACGGGTGAGGGCCAAGGCCCGCGCCTGCCCGCTCCTCGTGCCGCTGGCGGAGGAGGGGTGGACCACGGGGGACGTGCCCCTGCTGGTGGCGCGCGACTACCTGGCCGAGTTCACCCGCGAAGGCGTGGACACCCTGGTGCTGGGCTGCACGCACTACCCGCTGCTCAAGGGCGTCATCGCGGAGGTGGTGGGGCCCCAGGTGGCGCTGGTGGATTCGGCGGAGGCCACCGCGGACGCCGTGGCCGCGCTGCTGACGGAGCGGGGCGGGCTGGCGCCGGCGTCGCCCGGCGCGCCTTCGCACGCGTACTACGTCACGGACGTGCCGGAGCGCTTCATGGAGGTGGGGGCCCGGTTCCTCGGCCGTCCCATTGAGACGGCGGAGCAGGTGGACCTGACCTTCTGA
- a CDS encoding MotA/TolQ/ExbB proton channel family protein: protein MTPHLPLALGAMNYVEIIRDASLIELAVLLLLMGVSVASWALIAMKASQLAKARAQSLTFLDTFWKASRLEAIYQTAQKLDGSPLSKVFCAGYEELTKLAQTKDGGTEGALAERLGGIENVERALHRASTAQITELENRVSFLGTVGAASPFVGLFGTVIGILSAFNQIAEQGNATLATVAAPVGNALFATAAGLFAAIPAVVAYNSFVSRIKVFDTEMSNFSADFLNIIKRHFFR from the coding sequence ATGACGCCCCACCTGCCCCTGGCGCTTGGCGCCATGAACTACGTGGAGATCATCCGCGACGCCTCCCTCATCGAGCTGGCGGTCCTCCTGCTCCTGATGGGCGTATCCGTGGCCTCCTGGGCCCTCATCGCCATGAAGGCGTCCCAGCTCGCCAAGGCTCGCGCACAGTCTCTCACCTTCCTCGACACGTTCTGGAAGGCCTCCCGCCTGGAGGCCATCTACCAGACGGCCCAGAAGCTGGACGGCTCGCCGCTGTCGAAGGTCTTCTGTGCTGGCTATGAGGAGCTGACCAAGCTGGCGCAGACCAAGGACGGCGGCACCGAGGGCGCGCTGGCCGAGCGGCTGGGCGGCATCGAGAACGTGGAGCGCGCGCTCCACCGCGCCTCCACCGCGCAAATCACCGAGCTGGAGAACCGGGTGTCCTTCCTGGGCACCGTGGGCGCCGCGTCGCCCTTCGTGGGCCTGTTCGGCACCGTCATCGGCATCCTGAGCGCGTTCAACCAGATTGCCGAGCAGGGCAACGCCACGCTGGCCACGGTGGCCGCGCCGGTGGGCAACGCGCTCTTCGCCACGGCCGCGGGCCTGTTCGCCGCGATTCCGGCGGTGGTCGCCTACAACTCGTTCGTCAGCCGCATCAAGGTGTTCGACACGGAGATGTCGAACTTCTCCGCGGACTTCCTCAACATCATCAAGCGGCACTTCTTCCGCTAG
- the tolR gene encoding protein TolR, which translates to MGMGGGNRGGGRTTMSEINVTPMVDVMLVLLIIFMVTAPLIQQGVKVNLPETKAAPVEATEKKLVLSIDAGRKVYIGDAEVALEELEQKLAANAKAQADKEVYLHADRDVPYGVVVEVMAAAQRAGIGNVGMITDPSAGGRASNGGKGKSKEAKR; encoded by the coding sequence ATGGGAATGGGCGGAGGCAACCGCGGCGGTGGCCGCACCACCATGAGCGAAATCAACGTCACGCCCATGGTGGACGTGATGCTGGTGCTGCTCATCATCTTCATGGTGACGGCGCCCCTCATCCAGCAGGGCGTGAAGGTGAACCTGCCGGAGACGAAGGCCGCGCCGGTGGAGGCCACGGAGAAGAAGCTGGTCCTCTCCATCGACGCAGGGCGCAAGGTCTACATCGGTGACGCCGAGGTGGCGCTGGAGGAGCTGGAGCAGAAGCTGGCCGCCAACGCCAAGGCGCAGGCCGACAAGGAAGTCTATCTGCACGCGGACCGCGACGTGCCGTACGGTGTGGTGGTGGAGGTCATGGCCGCCGCCCAGCGCGCGGGCATTGGCAACGTGGGCATGATTACGGACCCGTCGGCCGGGGGCCGGGCGTCCAACGGTGGCAAAGGCAAGTCGAAGGAGGCGAAGCGCTAG
- a CDS encoding energy transducer TonB codes for MSHSAVSHSLLVTRTTRMSRFVVVSVVGHVLVLVAAIAYARYSAAPKVDLDAKPIRATLVRLGKPRDAKLLPRKEQLPPPPKKVDAPKPPPEAPPPKPTPPKVAVPIPGAQPEPAPSKPTPVKGETTGEDRRKRLFGAFDKTAKAAEPEEAEGAEDGDPDGDSATAEGERYFGLLQSQVRRHYSVADTIPESERLHLKAMVAVRLGRTGEVLDVNLTKASGNDLFDSAVVTAVRKAAPFSPPPDHLRDALQKSGVNLVFNAL; via the coding sequence ATGAGCCACTCCGCGGTCAGCCACAGCCTGCTCGTCACGCGCACCACGCGGATGTCGCGCTTCGTGGTGGTGTCGGTCGTGGGCCACGTCCTGGTGCTGGTGGCGGCCATCGCCTACGCGCGCTACTCCGCCGCGCCCAAGGTGGACCTGGACGCCAAGCCCATCCGCGCCACGCTGGTGCGCCTGGGCAAGCCGCGTGACGCCAAGCTGCTGCCGCGCAAGGAGCAGCTCCCGCCGCCGCCCAAGAAGGTGGACGCGCCCAAGCCCCCGCCGGAGGCCCCACCCCCGAAGCCCACGCCCCCCAAGGTGGCGGTGCCCATCCCCGGCGCGCAGCCGGAGCCCGCCCCGTCCAAGCCCACGCCGGTGAAGGGCGAGACGACGGGCGAGGACCGGCGCAAGCGCCTGTTCGGCGCCTTCGACAAGACGGCCAAGGCGGCCGAGCCCGAGGAGGCGGAGGGCGCCGAGGACGGCGACCCGGACGGCGACTCGGCCACCGCGGAGGGCGAGCGCTACTTCGGCCTGCTCCAGTCGCAGGTCCGCCGCCACTACAGCGTGGCGGACACCATCCCCGAATCCGAGCGGCTGCACCTCAAGGCCATGGTGGCGGTGCGCCTGGGCCGCACGGGTGAAGTGCTGGACGTGAATCTCACCAAGGCCAGCGGGAACGACCTCTTCGACTCGGCCGTCGTCACGGCCGTGCGCAAGGCCGCGCCCTTTTCTCCTCCGCCGGACCATCTCCGGGACGCCCTGCAGAAGAGCGGCGTCAACCTGGTGTTCAACGCCCTATGA
- the tolB gene encoding Tol-Pal system beta propeller repeat protein TolB, translating to MKALLLSLLLLPAVALAQAPTIEISGANFRPLPVAVPAPLTQNDGAKSLAAPFDSAFTFDLTASGILQVLDRKGFTADPKEGMAAASINFSRWADVGAEALVKVSLAQDGGVLRGELRLFNVGTGREDLKVSRDAPAEDASLLAHRLADALYRHFTKEPSPFLSRITYVRKAGANRDVLVADWDGGNARALTKGGINILPALSPDGAQVAFTTYRKNRPDIYVQAPGGAAKAVISGGQMATGASFSPDGKRIAYSLAEGESAQVYVANADGSGARALTDTPYGLNTSPTWSPDGKRIAFVSNRGGSPQVYVMNADGSSVRRLTFQGNYNQTPDWSPRGDLIVFTARDERNAFDLFTINVETGKVTRLTQDQGSNEEPAFSPNGRLIVFTSTRNGGSRLYVMTADGNNQLPLRAEKGVYQTPDWAPLPQ from the coding sequence ATGAAAGCCCTGCTCCTCTCCCTGCTGCTCCTCCCCGCCGTCGCGCTCGCGCAGGCGCCCACCATTGAAATCTCCGGCGCCAACTTCCGCCCGCTGCCGGTGGCGGTGCCCGCGCCGCTGACGCAGAACGACGGCGCGAAGTCGCTGGCCGCGCCCTTCGACTCGGCCTTCACCTTCGACCTGACCGCCTCCGGCATCCTCCAGGTGCTGGACCGCAAGGGCTTCACGGCGGACCCGAAGGAGGGCATGGCCGCGGCCAGCATCAACTTCAGCCGCTGGGCGGACGTGGGCGCGGAGGCGCTGGTGAAGGTGTCGCTGGCGCAGGACGGCGGCGTGCTGCGCGGCGAGCTGCGCCTGTTCAACGTGGGCACCGGCCGCGAGGACCTGAAGGTGTCCAGGGACGCGCCCGCCGAGGACGCCTCGCTGCTGGCGCACCGGCTGGCGGACGCGCTCTACCGGCACTTCACCAAGGAGCCCAGCCCTTTCCTGTCCCGCATCACCTACGTGCGCAAGGCGGGCGCCAACCGCGACGTGCTCGTGGCGGACTGGGACGGCGGCAACGCCCGGGCGCTCACCAAAGGCGGCATCAACATCCTGCCCGCGCTGAGCCCGGACGGCGCGCAGGTCGCCTTCACCACCTACCGGAAGAACCGCCCGGACATCTACGTGCAGGCGCCCGGCGGCGCGGCGAAGGCCGTCATCTCCGGCGGACAGATGGCCACCGGCGCGTCCTTCTCTCCGGACGGCAAGCGCATCGCGTACTCGCTGGCGGAGGGCGAGAGCGCCCAGGTGTACGTGGCCAACGCGGATGGCAGCGGCGCCCGCGCGCTCACCGACACGCCCTACGGCCTCAACACCAGCCCCACCTGGTCGCCGGACGGCAAGCGCATCGCCTTCGTGTCCAACCGGGGCGGCAGCCCGCAGGTGTACGTCATGAACGCGGACGGCTCGTCCGTGCGCCGGCTCACCTTCCAGGGCAACTACAACCAGACGCCGGACTGGTCGCCGCGCGGGGACCTCATCGTCTTCACCGCCCGCGACGAGCGCAACGCCTTCGACCTCTTCACCATCAACGTCGAGACGGGCAAGGTGACGCGCCTGACGCAGGACCAGGGCAGCAACGAGGAGCCCGCCTTCTCCCCCAACGGGCGGCTCATCGTCTTCACGTCCACGCGCAACGGCGGCTCGCGGCTCTACGTCATGACGGCGGACGGCAACAACCAGCTCCCGCTGCGCGCCGAGAAGGGCGTCTACCAGACGCCCGACTGGGCCCCGCTGCCGCAGTAG